From Mycoplasmopsis gallinacea, the proteins below share one genomic window:
- the ftsH gene encoding ATP-dependent zinc metalloprotease FtsH → MKFKLNWIRVLMIILILTFVGIMIYMIVNKLFTTTPEKISISALVEYITNAAKQPNDSMYFEKIEVDPFTNKFTGVFVDGQKTINFLAYGNYRDLGVAGYESIPSAAFSYLKNNEVIQSAGLSSVGVTEENWFVSFFVRGLLPQIIVLLLFYFIIRWSLRGMSGGASGFGGQDKPPAQLIKSDKKFSDIAGNKEPIEEIREIVDYLKNPKKYEASGARMPRGILLGGPPGTGKTLLAKATAGEANVPFFFVSASNFVELFVGMGAKRVRQVIAEARKNAPAIVFIDELDAIGRTRGGGIGGGNDEREQTLNQLLVEMDGIKENSGLLFIAATNRTDVLDPALIRPGRFDRTITVGLPDVKEREEILKLHAKGKRFESDVHFNNVARRTPGFSGAQLENVINEAVLLSIREKTNLISLAQIDEAIDRVMSGPAKKSRTITKEELTLVAYHEAGHAVVGIRTPGGNKVQKITIIPRGQAGGYNLMMPENEKYNYTKQELLASIASFMGGRAAEEIIYGEKHITTGASDDIKKATNIARRMVTEFGMSDLGPIKYMEEEGSPFLGKTLAQNSGISNQITHEIDMEVRKIIFQAKEIATKTINENRELLELIKTLLLEQETIIAEEIDYIAKNLKLPPKKEEQIKVAEEPFDLDDLLNENNSESKEFQNADVAEQLSEANEELAQEEKSESN, encoded by the coding sequence ATGAAATTTAAATTAAATTGAATTAGGGTGTTAATGATCATTCTTATTCTAACTTTCGTTGGAATAATGATTTATATGATTGTTAACAAACTGTTCACAACTACACCAGAAAAAATTAGTATTTCAGCTTTAGTAGAATACATTACTAACGCTGCAAAACAACCAAACGACAGTATGTATTTTGAAAAAATAGAAGTAGATCCATTTACTAATAAGTTTACCGGTGTGTTTGTTGATGGCCAAAAAACCATTAATTTTCTAGCATATGGTAACTATAGAGATTTAGGTGTTGCTGGATATGAAAGTATACCTTCAGCTGCTTTTTCATACTTAAAAAATAATGAAGTAATTCAATCAGCAGGACTTTCATCAGTTGGTGTTACCGAAGAAAACTGATTTGTTTCTTTCTTTGTAAGAGGTTTATTACCACAAATTATTGTTTTATTATTATTCTACTTTATCATAAGATGATCATTAAGAGGGATGAGTGGTGGAGCTTCTGGATTTGGCGGACAAGACAAACCACCTGCACAATTAATTAAATCAGATAAAAAATTCAGTGATATTGCAGGTAATAAAGAACCAATTGAAGAAATTAGAGAAATAGTAGATTACTTAAAAAATCCTAAAAAATATGAAGCTAGTGGTGCGAGAATGCCTAGAGGTATCCTTTTAGGTGGTCCTCCAGGAACTGGTAAAACACTTCTTGCAAAAGCTACAGCTGGTGAAGCAAATGTACCATTTTTCTTCGTGTCAGCTTCTAACTTCGTTGAGCTTTTTGTTGGTATGGGAGCCAAAAGAGTTAGACAAGTAATTGCTGAAGCTAGAAAAAACGCTCCTGCTATTGTTTTCATCGATGAGCTTGATGCTATTGGTAGAACAAGAGGTGGTGGAATTGGTGGTGGAAACGACGAACGTGAACAAACACTTAACCAACTTCTTGTTGAAATGGACGGAATTAAAGAAAACTCAGGATTATTATTTATTGCCGCAACAAACAGAACAGACGTTTTAGATCCTGCTTTAATTAGACCCGGACGTTTCGATAGAACAATTACCGTTGGACTTCCTGATGTTAAAGAACGTGAAGAGATCTTAAAATTACACGCAAAAGGAAAAAGATTTGAAAGCGATGTTCACTTTAATAATGTTGCTAGAAGAACTCCTGGATTCTCAGGTGCTCAACTTGAAAATGTTATTAATGAAGCTGTACTTCTTTCTATTAGAGAAAAAACCAACTTAATTAGTCTTGCACAAATTGACGAAGCTATTGATAGAGTTATGTCTGGACCTGCTAAAAAATCTAGAACAATAACTAAAGAAGAATTAACACTTGTTGCTTATCATGAAGCTGGTCATGCTGTTGTTGGAATTAGAACACCAGGTGGAAACAAAGTTCAAAAAATTACAATTATTCCTCGTGGACAAGCAGGTGGATATAACTTAATGATGCCTGAAAATGAAAAATACAACTACACCAAACAAGAACTTTTAGCTTCTATAGCAAGTTTTATGGGTGGTAGAGCAGCTGAAGAAATCATTTATGGTGAAAAACACATCACAACAGGTGCTTCAGATGATATTAAAAAAGCTACAAATATAGCAAGAAGAATGGTTACTGAATTTGGTATGAGTGATCTTGGGCCAATTAAATATATGGAAGAAGAAGGTAGTCCATTCCTTGGTAAAACATTAGCTCAAAACTCAGGTATTTCAAACCAAATTACCCACGAAATAGATATGGAAGTAAGAAAAATTATTTTCCAAGCTAAAGAAATTGCAACCAAAACAATTAATGAAAATAGAGAACTTTTAGAATTAATCAAAACTCTTTTACTAGAACAAGAAACAATTATTGCTGAAGAAATTGATTACATTGCTAAAAACCTTAAATTACCACCTAAAAAAGAAGAGCAAATTAAAGTAGCTGAAGAACCATTTGATTTAGACGATTTATTAAATGAAAATAATTCTGAATCTAAAGAATTTCAAAACGCAGATGTTGCTGAGCAATTAAGCGAAGCAAATGAAGAACTTGCTCAAGAAGAAAAAAGTGAATCTAATTAG
- the pth gene encoding aminoacyl-tRNA hydrolase, protein MKLIVGLGNPGSQYKFTRHNAGFLAVDEIAKKLNVNFKSSKFNGEIAKSDDIILGKPSTFMNKSGLFVSQVANFYKIHPDDIMIIHDEKDLDLGKSVIKVGGSGGSHNGVIDVITQLGSRDFKRLKIGINSPERKGELKNFVLGNFTATEFTILQEVIQKAAEASVLFGFTDILTIMNKYNVKK, encoded by the coding sequence ATGAAATTAATTGTTGGTCTTGGTAACCCTGGTTCTCAATACAAATTCACTAGACATAATGCTGGTTTTTTAGCAGTAGACGAAATTGCTAAAAAATTAAATGTTAACTTTAAATCATCAAAATTTAATGGTGAAATAGCTAAAAGCGATGACATTATTTTAGGTAAGCCTTCGACATTTATGAATAAATCAGGACTTTTTGTTTCTCAAGTGGCTAACTTTTACAAAATTCATCCTGATGATATTATGATTATTCACGACGAAAAAGACCTAGATTTAGGTAAAAGTGTCATTAAAGTTGGTGGAAGTGGTGGAAGCCACAATGGTGTAATTGATGTAATTACTCAACTTGGTTCAAGAGATTTTAAAAGATTAAAAATCGGAATCAATTCACCTGAAAGAAAAGGTGAATTAAAAAACTTTGTTTTAGGAAACTTTACTGCAACTGAATTTACAATTCTTCAAGAAGTAATTCAAAAAGCAGCCGAGGCTTCAGTTTTATTCGGATTTACTGATATTCTCACAATAATGAATAAATATAATGTTAAAAAATAA
- a CDS encoding ATP-dependent DNA helicase: MVQKVIGSFFKIIKSGNNWALFNFVSQDKKFKAVVFAGTNIPSLYQEYEVELTENEGYRTYKLLSFVPSIKEKEIDWVDYISKNVKGIGLVTAKKIVQAQGEKIWQNISNFIKDEKPNELHLFLTDAQIEHLKQHYIDKQSEIESLLSISEEEKSNIKFFYLNNLQKLYEFLKEKHKGNNINYEEYYKQNNVYDLYMKDFIPFELVDKFALLIGYQETCLFRFEAFVFNVISEEEMNNSTLIPYDLVEKNVRSKLNISHDFFTDSCNLLLNHDNIIVQKVNDKFYFSKKVTLEKEFYILKRLHQINNAKKLDYTTSSKIEGSSMSDEQKNAYFGSLENNVSIISGGPGVGKSYIIKYLNLTLKENGLKNEKDYYILTPTGRASTNVSLKIDDKVRTIHSLLKIKDENEEVDISSDEYDKIKVLIIDEFSMVNINVFEKLLKACSNLEHLIILGDVNQLPAIGPGNLLEQMIQISFVKTYYLTKFFRSDSIDIFNFFESVKKSQLPKFKKGIVNLYEWDKSVLVQNITKLFKKLIQEDGIENTIVLAPTYRGDYGLIELNNQIQNAINKESQEVLKTQKQGKEIIFKLKDRVIQLENRTQDNVYNGDIGEIVDFTKNKNTTETITVKFSNNGTDRFLEYTASEFRNEVSLAYGITVHKFQGSEIDHVIFLVLDSHSFMLNKKLIYTGASRAKKTLNIVTSINVPIEETLYTSYLKKNEILTNFQLLILEKEKEWN, encoded by the coding sequence ATGGTTCAAAAAGTTATAGGTAGTTTTTTTAAAATAATAAAAAGTGGAAATAATTGAGCACTTTTTAATTTTGTTTCACAAGATAAAAAGTTCAAAGCAGTTGTTTTCGCAGGAACTAACATTCCGTCTCTTTATCAAGAATATGAAGTAGAGTTAACTGAAAATGAAGGTTATAGAACTTATAAACTTCTTTCTTTTGTTCCAAGTATCAAAGAAAAAGAAATTGATTGAGTTGACTATATTTCTAAAAACGTTAAAGGTATTGGACTAGTAACAGCAAAAAAAATAGTCCAAGCTCAAGGTGAAAAAATTTGACAAAACATTTCAAACTTTATCAAAGATGAAAAACCTAACGAACTTCATCTTTTTTTAACTGATGCTCAAATTGAACATTTAAAACAACATTATATTGATAAGCAAAGTGAAATTGAATCACTTTTATCAATTAGTGAAGAAGAAAAAAGTAACATTAAATTTTTCTATCTTAATAACTTGCAAAAACTTTATGAATTTCTTAAAGAAAAACATAAAGGCAATAATATAAATTACGAAGAATACTACAAACAAAACAATGTATATGATTTATATATGAAAGATTTTATTCCTTTTGAACTAGTTGATAAATTCGCTTTATTAATTGGTTATCAAGAAACTTGTCTTTTCCGTTTTGAAGCTTTTGTTTTTAACGTTATTTCAGAAGAAGAAATGAACAATTCAACTTTAATTCCTTATGATTTAGTTGAAAAAAATGTACGTTCTAAACTAAATATTTCACATGATTTTTTCACAGATTCATGTAACTTACTACTAAATCATGACAATATTATTGTTCAAAAAGTTAATGACAAATTTTACTTTTCTAAAAAAGTTACTCTCGAAAAAGAGTTTTATATTTTAAAACGTTTACATCAAATTAATAATGCTAAAAAACTTGACTACACTACAAGTTCAAAAATTGAAGGTTCATCAATGTCAGATGAGCAAAAAAATGCATATTTTGGATCCTTAGAAAATAATGTTTCAATAATAAGTGGTGGACCTGGAGTTGGAAAAAGCTACATTATTAAATACCTAAATTTAACCCTTAAAGAAAATGGTTTAAAAAATGAAAAGGATTATTACATTTTAACCCCTACCGGTAGAGCTTCAACAAACGTTTCATTAAAAATTGATGATAAAGTTAGAACGATTCACAGCTTATTAAAAATTAAAGATGAAAATGAAGAAGTTGATATTTCAAGTGATGAATATGACAAAATTAAAGTTTTAATTATTGATGAGTTTTCAATGGTTAATATCAATGTTTTTGAAAAGTTACTTAAGGCTTGTTCAAATTTAGAGCACTTAATTATACTTGGTGATGTAAATCAATTACCAGCTATTGGGCCAGGAAATTTACTTGAACAAATGATTCAAATAAGTTTTGTTAAAACATATTATTTAACTAAGTTTTTCAGAAGTGATTCAATTGACATTTTTAATTTCTTTGAGAGTGTTAAAAAGAGCCAGTTACCTAAGTTTAAAAAAGGAATTGTTAATTTATACGAATGAGACAAAAGTGTTTTAGTTCAAAACATTACAAAATTATTCAAAAAGTTAATTCAAGAAGACGGGATAGAAAATACGATTGTTTTAGCTCCAACTTATCGTGGTGATTATGGGCTTATTGAACTTAATAACCAAATCCAAAATGCTATAAATAAAGAGTCACAAGAAGTTCTTAAAACACAAAAACAAGGTAAAGAAATAATTTTTAAACTCAAAGATAGAGTTATTCAATTAGAAAATAGAACTCAAGATAATGTTTATAACGGTGATATAGGGGAAATTGTTGATTTTACAAAAAACAAAAACACCACTGAAACAATAACTGTTAAATTTTCAAACAATGGCACAGATCGTTTTTTAGAATACACCGCTTCAGAATTTAGAAATGAAGTTAGTTTAGCTTATGGAATTACAGTTCATAAATTTCAAGGTAGCGAAATTGATCATGTTATTTTCTTAGTTCTTGACTCGCATAGTTTTATGCTTAATAAAAAACTTATTTATACAGGTGCTTCGCGTGCTAAAAAAACCTTAAATATCGTTACATCAATAAATGTACCAATAGAAGAAACTTTATACACAAGTTATCTAAAGAAAAATGAAATTTTAACTAATTTCCAATTACTCATTTTAGAAAAGGAGAAAGAATGAAATTAA
- a CDS encoding DnaA ATPase domain-containing protein — MISADKTALKVYTSQVRDYLKNEFDNMVYQNFFRSINVLSYERNEVVFSFPQFTDSIINIIKTYYQKNIQKTVKEIFGPNIVYKIVNYDQEQIKEIEKNNEIQYEEFKKFGYDSSVDPNLTFSNYIVGNFNKEAVNICKNLLNKDFLTVYIHSKSGFGKTHLLYAIANTYLSNNKTASYINPTNFTRDIAALLQENDQSKISAVLKHFTNVDVLLLDDFQIYSEGEKKSTKNFLFQIIDGRMSAKKKTVISSECSIDEIKSKFDTRIITRLTSGFTTSIKKPSYEDLEKLFDYFMKKEVFDSLLLDKQSRDFIIYNSSGSIRNLIGSVKRMQFYKDKILTVDDTLEYIKEIFEDTIKNRKEVKPEEIINVVCNYYKLNRKDLLGKSRRKEIVVARQMAIIVIRSYLQLSTTEIGKIFNRDHSTIVNVLGKTDVNNSSIKQVKDLIIAKLYN, encoded by the coding sequence ATGATTTCAGCAGATAAAACAGCGCTTAAAGTTTATACTTCTCAAGTTCGAGATTACTTAAAAAATGAGTTTGATAATATGGTTTATCAAAACTTTTTTAGAAGCATTAATGTACTTTCTTATGAAAGAAATGAAGTAGTTTTTTCGTTTCCGCAATTTACTGATTCAATAATTAATATTATTAAAACTTATTACCAAAAAAATATACAAAAAACTGTAAAAGAAATTTTTGGACCAAATATTGTTTATAAAATAGTTAATTACGATCAAGAACAAATTAAAGAAATTGAAAAAAATAATGAAATTCAATATGAAGAATTTAAAAAGTTTGGTTACGATTCTAGTGTTGATCCAAATTTAACTTTTAGTAATTACATTGTTGGTAATTTCAACAAAGAAGCAGTTAATATTTGTAAAAATTTATTAAACAAAGATTTTTTAACCGTTTATATTCATAGTAAATCAGGATTTGGCAAAACACACCTTTTATATGCAATTGCAAATACTTATTTAAGTAATAATAAAACTGCAAGTTATATTAATCCTACTAATTTCACTAGAGATATAGCAGCTTTATTACAAGAAAATGATCAATCAAAAATCTCTGCTGTTTTAAAACACTTTACAAATGTAGATGTTTTATTATTAGATGATTTTCAGATCTATTCTGAAGGTGAGAAAAAGTCAACAAAAAACTTTTTATTCCAAATTATAGACGGAAGAATGTCAGCTAAAAAGAAAACCGTAATTTCTTCTGAATGCAGTATTGATGAAATTAAATCAAAATTCGACACAAGAATCATTACTCGTTTAACTTCAGGATTTACCACAAGTATTAAAAAACCAAGCTATGAAGATTTAGAAAAACTCTTTGATTACTTTATGAAAAAAGAAGTTTTCGATAGTTTATTATTAGATAAACAATCAAGAGATTTTATTATTTATAATTCAAGCGGTTCAATTAGAAATTTAATCGGTTCTGTAAAAAGGATGCAGTTTTATAAAGATAAAATTCTTACTGTTGATGATACACTTGAATACATTAAAGAAATTTTTGAAGATACTATAAAAAATAGAAAAGAAGTAAAACCAGAAGAAATAATTAATGTTGTATGTAATTACTACAAACTTAATCGAAAAGATTTGCTAGGTAAGTCAAGGCGTAAGGAAATTGTGGTTGCTAGGCAAATGGCAATTATTGTTATAAGAAGTTACTTGCAACTATCGACAACTGAAATAGGAAAAATCTTTAATCGTGACCATTCAACAATTGTTAATGTCTTAGGAAAAACAGATGTTAATAACTCTTCAATTAAACAAGTTAAAGATTTAATTATCGCAAAGTTATACAACTAA
- the tilS gene encoding tRNA lysidine(34) synthetase TilS — protein MLKNKKYLLAVSGGPDSIFLLYKYRNKDVVVAHVNYHQREDSNNDEVIVKRYCTLWKIPFYSLQLSKNDHVKNNFQNWARIKRYEFFKTICKQQKCDLVLTGHHKDDFIETAQMQLDKKTFRFFYGIKKESKAFDSNINRPFLFKYWKRSIEAKVKKLGLDYAIDYSNALNKYTRNAIRLKNKSIWSKTLFYLKIKLLNFWNSFKERKIAKAFEKWQKSNFNQDVFASLKHKNHLIYDFVNSQTQNINLSNGKIQSIKDFILSKKRTNSYKLSKSTFLVKNKGFCFFLVKSL, from the coding sequence ATGTTAAAAAATAAAAAATATTTACTTGCAGTTAGTGGTGGTCCTGATAGTATTTTTCTTCTTTATAAATATCGAAACAAAGATGTTGTTGTAGCTCATGTAAATTATCACCAAAGAGAAGATAGTAATAACGATGAAGTAATTGTTAAAAGGTATTGCACTTTGTGAAAAATACCTTTTTACTCATTACAATTAAGTAAAAACGACCACGTCAAAAATAACTTTCAAAACTGAGCAAGAATTAAACGTTATGAATTTTTTAAAACTATTTGCAAGCAACAAAAGTGCGATTTAGTTTTAACAGGACATCATAAAGATGATTTTATAGAAACTGCTCAGATGCAACTAGATAAAAAAACATTCCGTTTTTTTTATGGAATTAAAAAAGAAAGCAAGGCTTTTGATTCAAACATCAATAGACCTTTTTTATTTAAATATTGAAAAAGGTCTATTGAAGCAAAAGTTAAAAAATTAGGACTAGATTACGCAATTGATTATTCAAATGCTTTAAACAAATATACAAGGAATGCAATAAGACTTAAAAATAAAAGTATTTGAAGTAAAACCTTATTTTATTTAAAGATTAAACTACTTAATTTTTGAAATAGTTTTAAAGAAAGAAAGATTGCTAAAGCATTTGAAAAATGACAAAAAAGCAACTTTAATCAAGATGTTTTTGCTTCATTGAAACATAAAAATCACCTTATTTATGATTTTGTAAATTCACAAACACAAAACATTAATTTATCAAACGGAAAAATACAAAGCATTAAAGATTTCATACTTTCTAAAAAAAGGACAAACAGCTATAAATTATCAAAAAGCACTTTTTTGGTGAAAAATAAAGGATTTTGCTTTTTTTTAGTAAAAAGTTTATAA